From Pseudoalteromonas sp. DL-6, one genomic window encodes:
- the carB gene encoding carbamoyl-phosphate synthase large subunit — MPKRTDIKSILILGAGPIVIGQACEFDYSGAQACKALREEGYRVILVNSNPATIMTDPEMADATYIEPIHWEVVEKIIEKEKPDAVLPTMGGQTALNCALDLDKHGVLAKHGVELIGATADAIDKAENRERFDVAMRNIGLECPRAEIAHSMDEARDTMTRIGLPCIIRPSFTMGGTGGGVAYNMEEFEEICERGLDLSPTSELLIDESLIGWKEYEMEVVRDKKDNCIIVCSIENFDPMGVHTGDSITVAPAQTLTDKEYQIMRNASMAVLREIGVETGGSNVQFGVNPVDGRMVIIEMNPRVSRSSALASKATGFPIAKIAAKLAVGYTLDELQNDITGGKTPASFEPSIDYVVTKIPRFNFEKFAGANDRLTTQMKSVGEVMAIGRNQQESLQKALRGLEVGATGFNPIVALDDPKAKEKIIRELREPGAERIWYIADAMRHGMSVEDVFELTKIDPWYLVQIEDILKDEAKISEVGMAGLNADFLRKLKRKGFADPRIAEIAGVSEAEIRKKRHQLNIVPVYKRVDTCAAEFSSDTAYMYSSYDEECEANASDRDKIMVIGGGPNRIGQGIEFDYCCVHAALALREDGYETIMVNCNPETVSTDYDTSDRLYFEPITLEDVLEIVRVEKPKGVIVQYGGQTPLKLARELEANGVPVIGTSPDAIDRAEDRERFQQLVERLDLLQPENATVTSTEEALLKSVEIGFPLVVRPSYVLGGRAMEIVYDEQDLRRYMTEAVSASNEAPVLLDRFLDNAIEVDVDAICDGEQVIIGGIMEHIEQAGVHSGDSACSLPAHSLTQEVQDVMRKQVTDMALELGVVGLMNTQFAVKDGKVYLIEVNPRAARTVPFVSKATGVALAKVAARCMAGQSLASQGITKEVIPPYYSVKEVVLPFAKFQGVDPIRGPEMRSTGEVMGVGDTFAEAFAKAQLGASNTLPRGGRALLSVRNSDKPRIVELAKTMTDLGFELDATGGTAAALEDAGITVRRVNKVYEGRPHILDRIKNGEYSYIVNTTEGRQAIEDSKVLRRGALQHKTNYTTTLNAAFANCTANQADDRSKVTSVQELHLRLN, encoded by the coding sequence ATGCCAAAACGTACCGATATAAAAAGCATTCTTATCTTAGGCGCAGGCCCAATTGTAATTGGTCAAGCTTGTGAATTTGACTACTCTGGTGCTCAAGCGTGTAAAGCACTAAGAGAAGAAGGCTATAGAGTTATATTAGTTAACTCAAACCCAGCCACTATCATGACTGATCCAGAAATGGCCGATGCAACATACATCGAACCAATTCACTGGGAAGTGGTAGAAAAAATTATTGAAAAAGAAAAGCCAGATGCTGTACTGCCTACAATGGGTGGTCAAACGGCATTAAACTGTGCGCTTGATTTAGATAAGCACGGTGTATTGGCAAAGCATGGCGTTGAGCTTATTGGCGCAACAGCCGATGCAATCGATAAAGCAGAAAACCGTGAGCGTTTTGATGTTGCTATGCGTAACATCGGCCTTGAATGTCCACGTGCTGAAATTGCCCATTCAATGGATGAAGCTCGCGATACCATGACCCGAATCGGCTTACCGTGTATTATTCGTCCTTCTTTCACAATGGGCGGCACCGGTGGCGGGGTGGCTTACAACATGGAAGAGTTTGAAGAAATTTGTGAGCGCGGTTTAGACCTTTCACCAACCAGCGAGTTATTAATTGATGAGTCGTTAATTGGTTGGAAAGAATACGAAATGGAAGTTGTTCGTGACAAAAAAGACAACTGTATTATCGTCTGTTCTATTGAAAACTTTGACCCAATGGGTGTGCACACAGGTGACTCAATCACGGTTGCACCAGCACAGACATTAACCGACAAAGAATACCAAATTATGCGTAATGCCTCTATGGCCGTATTGCGTGAGATTGGTGTTGAAACCGGTGGTTCAAACGTACAATTTGGTGTAAACCCTGTTGATGGTCGTATGGTTATCATTGAAATGAACCCGCGTGTATCACGTTCATCAGCGCTTGCATCTAAAGCAACAGGCTTCCCGATTGCTAAAATTGCAGCAAAATTGGCTGTAGGTTACACCCTTGATGAGCTTCAAAACGATATTACTGGCGGTAAAACACCAGCATCGTTTGAACCTTCAATCGATTACGTGGTAACAAAAATTCCTCGCTTTAACTTTGAAAAATTTGCCGGTGCAAACGACCGTTTAACAACGCAAATGAAATCAGTGGGCGAAGTAATGGCGATTGGTCGTAACCAACAAGAGTCATTACAAAAAGCATTACGTGGTTTAGAAGTAGGCGCAACGGGCTTTAACCCAATTGTGGCGCTTGACGACCCGAAAGCAAAAGAAAAAATCATTCGTGAATTACGTGAGCCAGGTGCAGAGCGTATTTGGTACATTGCCGATGCAATGCGCCATGGTATGAGTGTTGAAGATGTGTTCGAACTGACTAAGATTGACCCTTGGTACTTAGTACAAATTGAAGATATCTTAAAAGACGAAGCTAAAATTTCAGAAGTCGGTATGGCTGGCTTAAATGCAGACTTCTTGCGTAAACTTAAACGCAAAGGGTTTGCCGATCCGCGTATTGCAGAAATTGCCGGTGTATCAGAAGCTGAAATTCGTAAAAAGCGCCATCAACTCAATATTGTACCTGTGTACAAACGCGTTGATACGTGTGCTGCAGAATTTAGCTCAGACACGGCTTACATGTACTCATCTTACGATGAAGAGTGTGAAGCTAACGCATCTGACCGTGATAAAATCATGGTAATTGGTGGCGGACCTAACCGTATTGGTCAAGGTATTGAATTTGATTACTGTTGTGTTCATGCAGCGCTTGCGCTTCGCGAAGACGGTTACGAAACTATTATGGTTAACTGTAACCCTGAAACGGTTTCTACCGATTACGACACATCAGACCGTTTATACTTCGAACCAATTACGCTTGAAGACGTACTAGAAATTGTACGTGTTGAAAAGCCAAAAGGCGTTATCGTGCAGTACGGTGGTCAAACACCACTTAAACTAGCGCGTGAGCTTGAAGCTAACGGTGTGCCTGTAATTGGTACTTCACCTGATGCCATTGACCGTGCAGAAGACCGTGAGCGTTTCCAACAACTTGTTGAGCGTTTAGACTTACTGCAACCAGAAAATGCGACGGTTACCTCTACTGAAGAAGCACTACTTAAATCAGTTGAAATTGGTTTCCCACTGGTAGTACGTCCTTCATACGTATTAGGTGGTCGTGCGATGGAAATTGTATACGATGAGCAAGACTTACGTCGTTACATGACCGAAGCCGTATCTGCATCAAATGAAGCGCCAGTATTACTAGACCGTTTCTTAGATAACGCGATAGAAGTTGACGTTGACGCAATTTGCGACGGCGAGCAAGTGATTATTGGCGGCATCATGGAGCATATTGAACAAGCAGGCGTTCACTCTGGTGACTCAGCATGTTCATTACCAGCTCACTCGCTAACGCAAGAAGTGCAAGATGTGATGCGTAAGCAAGTAACTGATATGGCACTTGAACTTGGCGTAGTGGGTTTGATGAATACGCAGTTTGCGGTTAAAGATGGCAAAGTGTATCTAATCGAAGTAAACCCACGTGCAGCACGTACAGTTCCATTTGTATCTAAAGCAACGGGTGTAGCACTTGCAAAAGTAGCGGCGCGTTGTATGGCGGGTCAATCTTTAGCAAGCCAAGGCATTACTAAAGAAGTGATTCCACCTTACTACAGCGTAAAAGAAGTGGTATTGCCATTTGCTAAGTTCCAAGGTGTGGATCCTATCCGTGGACCTGAAATGCGCTCAACGGGTGAAGTAATGGGTGTTGGTGATACTTTCGCCGAAGCGTTTGCAAAAGCACAATTAGGTGCAAGCAACACTTTACCACGTGGTGGTCGCGCGTTACTATCTGTACGTAATAGCGATAAGCCACGTATTGTAGAACTAGCAAAAACTATGACAGACCTTGGTTTTGAGCTAGACGCAACAGGTGGGACAGCTGCTGCACTTGAAGATGCTGGAATTACGGTTCGCCGTGTAAATAAAGTATACGAAGGTCGTCCGCACATTCTTGATAGAATCAAAAATGGCGAGTATAGCTATATCGTTAATACCACCGAAGGTCGCCAAGCGATTGAAGATTCGAAGGTGTTACGTCGTGGTGCATTGCAGCACAAAACCAATTATACTACGACATTGAATGCGGCATTTGCTAACTGTACTGCTAACCAAGCAGATGACCGCAGTAAAGTGACGTCTGTTCAAGAACTACACCTGCGATTGAACTAA
- the carA gene encoding glutamine-hydrolyzing carbamoyl-phosphate synthase small subunit: MTKSALLVLEDGTVFRGTAIGADGMSVGEVVFNTSMTGYQEILTDPSYAEQIVTLTYPHIGNTGTNSEDEEASHIWAKGLVIRDLPLLASNFRNEQSLDDYLKERNILGIADIDTRKLTRILRDKGAQNGCIVAGDELDEKKALEAAQAFPGLKGMDLAKVVSTKENFEWRESSWTLGEGFKTLHADDEKFHVVAYDFGVKRNILRMLVDRGCKLTVVPAQTSAADVLALNPDGIFLSNGPGDPEPCTYAIDAIKTFLETDTPIFGICLGHQLLALASGAKTVKMKFGHHGGNHPVKDLDRDVVMITAQNHGFAADEATLPDNLRATHKSLFDGTLQGIHRTDKPAFSFQGHPEASPGPHDAAPLFDHFIDLMQARNH, translated from the coding sequence TTGACTAAATCCGCTCTGTTAGTCCTAGAAGACGGCACAGTGTTTCGCGGTACTGCAATCGGCGCTGACGGCATGTCAGTCGGTGAAGTAGTATTCAATACGTCTATGACTGGTTATCAAGAAATTTTGACTGATCCATCGTACGCGGAACAAATCGTAACTTTGACGTACCCACATATCGGTAATACGGGTACCAACAGCGAAGACGAAGAAGCGAGTCACATTTGGGCTAAAGGCCTAGTGATCCGTGATTTGCCACTGCTAGCGAGTAATTTTCGTAACGAGCAATCGTTAGATGATTACTTAAAAGAACGTAATATTTTAGGTATTGCGGACATCGACACCAGAAAACTAACCCGTATTTTGCGTGATAAAGGCGCACAAAATGGCTGTATCGTTGCCGGTGACGAACTAGACGAGAAAAAAGCGCTTGAAGCTGCGCAAGCCTTCCCAGGCTTAAAAGGCATGGATTTAGCAAAAGTTGTCTCAACCAAGGAAAATTTTGAGTGGCGCGAATCAAGCTGGACATTAGGCGAAGGGTTTAAAACCTTACACGCTGATGATGAAAAGTTTCATGTTGTAGCCTATGACTTTGGTGTTAAACGTAATATCTTACGTATGCTTGTTGATCGTGGCTGTAAACTGACGGTTGTTCCAGCACAAACCTCTGCCGCTGACGTACTAGCCTTAAACCCAGATGGTATTTTCTTATCAAACGGCCCTGGCGATCCTGAGCCATGTACTTATGCCATTGATGCAATTAAAACCTTTTTAGAAACCGACACGCCAATTTTTGGTATTTGTTTAGGGCATCAACTACTAGCACTTGCCTCAGGTGCTAAAACAGTAAAAATGAAGTTTGGCCACCATGGTGGTAACCACCCAGTTAAAGATCTTGACCGCGATGTTGTAATGATCACTGCACAAAACCACGGTTTTGCTGCAGATGAAGCCACATTACCAGATAACTTACGTGCTACGCACAAATCGTTATTTGACGGTACATTACAAGGTATTCACCGTACAGATAAACCAGCGTTTAGCTTCCAAGGTCATCCTGAAGCAAGTCCTGGTCCGCACGATGCAGCCCCATTATTTGACCACTTCATCGACTTGATGCAAGCGCGTAACCACTAA